Proteins from a genomic interval of Salmo salar chromosome ssa14, Ssal_v3.1, whole genome shotgun sequence:
- the LOC106569883 gene encoding synaptotagmin-11, giving the protein MAEITNLRPAYDVSPVLAGFLGAGVLVVSVTVAVFLWTCCQRRYRQMTGRYKLQSGPCDQAVDPPYKFIHMLKGISIYPETLSNKKIVRVGRRPGSSGNGGGSGVEWGRNGERGRGGGGRVMLVDVDPETGLLNSSTNLQMSHLLPPAGQPRLEQALPIRSDYCCLESSSRGNSSSSSCDVSKTASPFTPCQGEGNTMPPAALGTLSLVVDYNFPKKALVVTIVGAQGLPAVDEQAGSSDPYVKMTILPEKKHRVKTRVLRKTLEPVFDETFTFYGVAYSALPDLTLHFLVLSFDRFARDDVIGEAAVPLAGVDPSTGRVHITQQISKRHIQCVSRGELLVSLSYQPVTHRLNVVVLKAKHLPKMDITGLSGNPYVKVNVFYGCKRIAKKKTHVKKCTLNPVFNESFIYDVPAELLADISVEFLVVDFDRTTKNEVVGRLVLGGQSLMHTGVTHWREVCDNPRRQIAKWHNLGEY; this is encoded by the exons ACGTGTCCCCGGTGCTGGCGGGTTTCCTGGGCGCCGGGGTCCTGGTGGTCTCAGTCACCGTGGCCGTCTTCCTCTGGACCTGCTGCCAGCGTCGCTACCGTCAGATGACGGGCAGATACAAGCTCCAATCAGGACCCTGCGACCAGGCCGTGGATCCGCCCTACAAGTTCATCCACATGCTCAAGGGAATCAGCATCTACCCGGAGACACTTAGTAACAAGAAGATCGTCCGTGTGGGTCGACGCCCGGGCTCCTCGGGAAATGGCGGCGGATCCGGCGTCGAGTGGGGTCGTAATGGTGagcgaggaagagggggaggaggaagggtgaTGCTAGTGGACGTCGACCCAGAAACGGGCCTGCTCAACAGCTCCACCAACCTGCAGATGAGCCACCTACTGCCCCCTGCTGGACAGCCTAGGTTAGAGCAGGCGCTGCCCATCCGCTCCGACTACTGCTGCCTGGAGAGCAGCTCCAGGGgtaacagcagtagcagtagctgcGACGTCAGCAAGACAGCCTCGCCCTTTACCCCGTGCCAGGGGGAGGGAAACACCATGCCGCCCGCTGCCCTAGGTACCCTCAGCCTGGTCGTAGACTACAACTTCCCAAAGAAGGCGCTGGTGGTGACCATTGTTGGCGCCCAGGGTCTGCCCGCCGTGGACGAGCAGGCGGGTAGCTCGGACCCCTACGTGAAGATGACCATACTGCCAGAAAAGAAGCATCGGGTCAAG ACCCGCGTTCTGAGGAAGACCCTGGAGCCAGTGTTTGACGAGACGTTTACGTTCTACGGCGTGGCCTACAGCGCACTGCCTGACCTCACGCTGCACTTCCTGGTGCTTAGCTTTGACCGCTTTGCCCGTGATGATGTCATCGGGGAGGCGGCGGTACCCCTGGCAGGGGTGGACCCCAGCACGGGACGAGTCCACATCACCCAACAGATCAGCAAGAGACACATCcag tgtgtgagCCGTGGGGAGCTGCTGGTGTCTCTGTCCTACCAGCCTGTCACTCACAGGCTCAATGTGGTGGTGCTGAAGGCCAAACACCTGCCCAAGATGGACATCACTGGCCTATCAGGCA ACCCCTACGTGAAGGTGAACGTGTTCTACGGCTGCAAGCGCATTGCCAAGAAGAAGACGCACGTGAAGAAGTGCACGCTCAACCCCGTTTTTAACGAGTCATTCATCTACGACGTGCCCGCCGAGCTGCTGGCCGACATCTCTGTGGAGTTCCTGGTGGTCGATTTCGACCGTACCACCAAGAATGAAGTGGTGGGCCGCCTGGTGCTAGGCGGCCAGAGCCTTATGCACACTGGGGTCACCCACTGGAGAGAGGTCTGCGACAACCCCCGCCGGCAGATTGCCAAGTGGCACAACCTGGGCGAGTATTAG